In a genomic window of Methanofastidiosum sp.:
- a CDS encoding DNA-directed RNA polymerase subunit H, translating into MTKKKINILDNEFVPEHTILNEEESIELLQRFGVTHDKLPLILETDPVVKIIGAKSGDLIKIVRSDSPAGRSVFYRYVIGEDIKQGLEEDLVDEIIEEDSGEE; encoded by the coding sequence ATGACGAAAAAAAAGATTAATATATTGGATAATGAATTTGTCCCTGAACATACTATTCTTAACGAAGAAGAATCTATCGAACTTCTTCAGAGATTTGGCGTAACACATGATAAACTTCCCTTGATATTAGAAACTGATCCCGTTGTAAAAATTATTGGAGCTAAATCTGGAGATTTAATAAAAATTGTGAGATCCGATTCTCCTGCCGGAAGGAGTGTTTTCTATAGATATGTGATTGGCGAAGATATAAAACAAGGATTAGAAGAAGATTTAGTTGATGAAATAATTGAAGAGGATTCTGGGGAGGAATAG